Genomic window (bacterium):
ACATTTCGATCTTAATTAAAAACTCAAAATGCCTAAAACAAAAATAAGGTGTAGAGTTATAGAGATAAGTCGTAGAGTCTTTTCTTAAGTAAAAAAATAAAAAAAAGCTTGACACTTTACATAACAGTCACAGAGAACACAGAGGGAATATATAACCATTTGTGGCTAATTTCTCTAATTCTCTGTGAACTCTGTGCCTCTGTGGCTGAACGGTTACTGAGAATTTAACAATTATTGTCAATCCCTGCTTACTAATGTGGAGAGGTACCCAAGTGGACAAAGGGGGCAGACTGTAAATCTGTTGGCTATGCCTTCGGAGGTTCGAACCCTCCCCTCTCCACCAGGAAGAGTAACAGGATATAGCCACAGAGCCACAGAGAACACAGAGGGAATATATAATCACGAATGAATCCTGTTAGATGTTTTACTATCTAACGAGAGGAATCCGAATCTCTCTGAACAACAAAAAGATTTGTAGTGCGAGGTTTTAGCCTCGCTTCTGGCAAGCCAAAAGGTGAACCTAAAGGTTCACACTACATTTATGGGATATCAGAGATTAATTCGTGTCCTTAAGTGACTAATTTCTTTAGTTCTCTGTGAACTCTGTGCCTCTGTGGCTGAACGATTACGATTTTTAAAGGGGAAAACATGAAAAACAACGAAGAAAAAGACCCAATATCAAATCTCTCTCATAAAATAAAAGGTGCAATGACTGCGATTAAAGGAGCCGTTGACCTTTTATTAATGGATGATTCATTCCCGGTAAAGGATAGACGAGAAATATTAACCATTGCCAGAATTAATATAGATAAAACTATCAAATTGCTCAATGACTTAGTAGATGAATGTAAAAAAAGCAAGTAAGCGGTTAAAGGGTATCTGATGCTCTGTCACAGGTGATTTGATTAATAACCTATCCGAAATCTCAACTTACCAAATAGGGCTTCACGAAATTAAAAGTAAATAATCGGTTAATTGGTAACTAATTACCATTCACCAGTTACCATTTACCAAACTAAAGGAGGATTAAAAATCATGAAAAGAAGGATTAAACCAAAACCACTTGAGATGGAAAAAATCCTTAAAATGTCTGATATAGTCATGGTGCTTTTCCTTCTCATTATTATATTTATCAGTTATTTAGCCTATCAAGAAGGAATAGGTTATATGTTTATCCTGTGGGCACCATTATCCGCCTATATTGCTGTCTTTTATCTCTATTTAGTTAATATCCTAAAACAACAAAATCAACACTTATCCAGACAAAATAAAGCCCTGGTTTTAGCCAATCAAAAGAAATCCGAATTTGTTTATAATTGCGCCTATCAACTTAGAACTCCATTGACAACGATAAAAGGTGCCATTGACCTTTTATTAGATAAGGCTTTTGGTGAGATAAGCCCTGGACAGGAAAGATTCTTATTTAACATTGATAAATCATTATTGCAACTTAACGGTTTAGTCTGTAATCTCTTAGACCATTCGATGATGACCTCCGGGAGGCAAGACTTAGATATAAAGTTGACTAATATCCAGAGTTTAGTAGATGATGTGCTGACATTTTTTAAACCATCTGCTATGGAAAAAAATATCACCTTAGAATCTATTATTCCCAAAGATATTTCAGATGTTCCTGCTGATTCAGAAAGAATCAGGCAAGTATTAGTCAATCTAATAGATAATGCGATTAGATTTACGCAAGAATCAGGGAAGGTAAGTATTCAAGCCAAAGAATGGAGTGATTGTATTCAGGTAGGCGTGATAAATACAGGTAAGGGATTGCAGGAAGAAGATTATGAGCGAATATTTGATGAATTTTTTAAAAAAGCCCCTCTTTATGGTGGGCAAGGATTAGGATTAGCTATCGCTAAGGGAATTATCGAAGCACATAGCGGGGAAATCTGGGCAGATGGAACTCCAGATAAAGGTAGCAGTTTCTATTTTACACTGCCAAAAGAAACAAAAGCATTAGATTTGATGAAACAACGAAGGGAAGTTTCCGAATTTCTAAACCCAACTTTAACCCTTGTAGATTATGTTGACCAGAAAACACTTCAAAAAATTCTGGATAATTTTACTGAGGCTATTGGTCTGTCAGTTTCAATATTAGATACTGGAGGAAACTATATAATTAAACCTGTTGGATTAAATAGATTTTGCAGTTTAATTCAAGGTTGTGCTAAAGGTCAAACAAAAT
Coding sequences:
- a CDS encoding histidine kinase dimerization/phospho-acceptor domain-containing protein; translated protein: MKNNEEKDPISNLSHKIKGAMTAIKGAVDLLLMDDSFPVKDRREILTIARINIDKTIKLLNDLVDECKKSK